A part of Thermoflexus sp. genomic DNA contains:
- a CDS encoding nucleotidyltransferase domain-containing protein — MSATHEERLRRRLQERRRVHQRELEEELPRLVEELKAIGVERVILFGSVVRRKIGLTSDLDLLVIWDTPMGFLERTAFLYRRLNPRVPVDLFVYTPEEIQRLADHPFIRQALAEGETVYAAGSKGGGPPLA; from the coding sequence ATGAGCGCCACCCATGAGGAGCGGCTTCGCCGCAGGCTGCAGGAACGCCGGCGGGTCCACCAGAGGGAGCTGGAGGAGGAGCTCCCCCGTCTGGTGGAGGAATTAAAAGCCATCGGGGTCGAGCGGGTGATCCTGTTTGGATCCGTCGTCCGCCGGAAGATCGGTTTAACCAGCGACCTGGATCTTCTGGTCATATGGGATACGCCCATGGGGTTCCTGGAACGAACTGCTTTCCTCTATCGCCGGTTAAACCCGCGAGTCCCCGTGGACCTGTTCGTTTACACGCCGGAGGAAATCCAGCGGCTGGCGGATCACCCTTTTATCCGTCAGGCGCTGGCGGAGGGAGAGACAGTCTATGCGGCGGGATCCAAAGGCGGAGGGCCTCCGCTGGCTTGA
- a CDS encoding HEPN domain-containing protein: MRRDPKAEGLRWLEQAEADRKGGQLLLEGGSYHLASFIAQEVAEKALKAFLYAQGEEIVTGHSVEALCRWAAEYDPEFEALRPEVAPLDSHYLPARYPNSVPDSIPARIYNRAIAVEALQMADRVLELVRRKLREDL, from the coding sequence ATGCGGCGGGATCCAAAGGCGGAGGGCCTCCGCTGGCTTGAGCAGGCGGAGGCCGACCGAAAGGGAGGACAGCTCCTGCTGGAAGGCGGGAGCTATCACCTGGCCAGCTTTATCGCCCAGGAGGTCGCGGAGAAAGCTCTCAAGGCCTTCCTCTATGCCCAGGGCGAGGAGATCGTCACGGGTCATTCCGTGGAAGCGCTGTGTCGTTGGGCCGCTGAGTATGATCCAGAGTTCGAAGCTTTGCGTCCGGAGGTGGCCCCTCTGGATAGCCATTATCTCCCTGCTCGTTATCCCAACAGCGTGCCCGATAGCATCCCTGCCCGTATTTATAATCGCGCGATTGCAGTGGAAGCGCTGCAAATGGCCGATCGGGTCCTCGAGCTGGTGCGTCGCAAACTGCGCGAAGACCTCTAA
- the smpB gene encoding SsrA-binding protein SmpB: MAKKTESSRVVATNPKAYHDYHIEETYEAGIVLTGSEIKSVRAGRISLREGYVLPRDGELWLMNVHIAPYEPAARDNPDPRRPRKLLLHRHEINRLIGKAQEKGYTIVPLKVYLNPRGFAKVEIALAKGKKQYEKRRAIAEREARREIERALKGGE; encoded by the coding sequence ATGGCGAAGAAAACAGAATCCAGCCGGGTGGTGGCAACCAACCCGAAGGCCTATCACGATTATCACATCGAGGAGACCTATGAGGCCGGCATCGTTCTCACGGGCAGCGAGATCAAGTCCGTGCGGGCAGGCCGGATCAGCCTGCGGGAGGGCTATGTGCTCCCCCGGGATGGCGAGCTGTGGCTGATGAACGTCCACATCGCCCCTTACGAGCCGGCCGCGCGGGACAACCCGGATCCCCGGCGGCCGCGCAAGCTGCTGCTCCACCGACACGAGATCAACCGGCTGATCGGCAAGGCCCAGGAGAAGGGGTATACCATCGTCCCGTTGAAGGTGTATCTGAACCCCCGGGGGTTCGCGAAGGTGGAAATCGCGCTGGCGAAGGGGAAGAAGCAGTATGAGAAGCGCCGGGCGATCGCCGAGCGGGAGGCCCGCCGCGAGATCGAGCGGGCCCTGAAGGGAGGGGAGTGA
- a CDS encoding nucleotidyltransferase domain-containing protein — translation MGVRERYARRPPMPPDVIQRLAGLEALFRRHPVRLAYLFGSIARGDPCAADVDLAVLPEEDLSLPQLYADLSLALGTDRLDLVALRSAPPGLQPRRCLFARSEVERQTFEQRVRDTARDARARILA, via the coding sequence ATGGGCGTGCGCGAGCGTTACGCGCGCCGGCCGCCCATGCCTCCCGACGTGATCCAGCGGCTGGCAGGCCTGGAGGCCCTCTTCCGGCGGCATCCGGTTCGCCTGGCCTACCTGTTCGGATCGATCGCCCGCGGCGACCCTTGCGCGGCCGATGTGGATCTGGCGGTGCTCCCGGAGGAGGACCTGTCGCTTCCCCAGCTCTATGCGGACCTCTCCCTCGCCCTGGGGACCGATCGCCTGGATCTGGTGGCTCTCCGATCCGCCCCCCCGGGACTCCAGCCCAGGCGCTGCCTTTTTGCGCGCTCGGAGGTCGAGCGACAGACGTTTGAGCAGCGAGTTCGGGATACCGCCCGCGACGCGCGGGCCCGGATTCTGGCCTAG
- a CDS encoding mechanosensitive ion channel family protein gives MGQLRMEASMLALALKVLLIAILAGALWWGIGHVVRFRLPVPDPERARRIQAAFSLGRSLLRAVVLTVALLMILDLLGLNLGPLLTGAGILGIVVGLGAQSLIRDLLAGLIIVLEGPFGIGDLIRTAGVSGKVERITLRATYVRDVDGTLHVVPNSMLGVISNLSRDWARVIVDLPVPRGTRLEELHEALEQAARALREDPELGRGWLEPPAVAGIEAIGESTFVVRVEAKTRPADRWTAARQLRYHLLQALQTTLAPSPDH, from the coding sequence ATGGGACAGCTTCGGATGGAAGCTTCTATGCTCGCGCTGGCCCTAAAGGTCCTCCTCATCGCGATCCTGGCTGGCGCTCTCTGGTGGGGGATCGGGCACGTGGTCCGGTTCCGCCTGCCGGTCCCCGATCCCGAGCGCGCCCGGCGGATCCAGGCGGCCTTCTCCCTGGGGCGCAGCTTGCTGCGGGCGGTGGTCCTCACGGTCGCCCTGCTGATGATCCTGGACCTTCTGGGGCTGAACCTGGGACCGCTGCTCACCGGCGCTGGCATTCTGGGGATCGTGGTGGGGCTGGGCGCTCAGAGCCTGATCCGGGATCTCCTGGCGGGGCTGATCATCGTGCTGGAGGGCCCTTTCGGCATCGGGGATCTGATCCGCACAGCCGGGGTCAGCGGGAAGGTGGAGCGCATCACCCTGCGGGCCACCTACGTGCGGGACGTCGACGGCACACTGCATGTGGTCCCGAACAGCATGCTGGGCGTGATCAGCAACCTGAGTCGGGACTGGGCCCGGGTGATCGTGGACCTGCCGGTGCCCCGGGGGACCCGGCTGGAGGAGCTCCACGAGGCGTTGGAGCAGGCGGCGCGGGCGCTGCGGGAGGATCCGGAGCTGGGAAGGGGGTGGCTGGAGCCTCCCGCGGTGGCCGGCATCGAGGCGATTGGCGAAAGCACCTTCGTTGTGCGGGTAGAGGCAAAGACCCGGCCAGCGGATCGCTGGACAGCCGCCCGCCAGTTGCGGTATCATCTGCTACAGGCCTTGCAAACCACCCTGGCCCCTTCCCCCGATCATTGA
- a CDS encoding Ig-like domain-containing protein, whose protein sequence is MYANAQRLRRLWGVLIFLLLLDACRPTPTPTPTPVISKLPPILVARTPEPGQEVTPEMPLRLVFSEPMDRASVEANLRVIPAVAGRFAWEAGDRILRLLPQAPWKPDTEYEVRLENARARNGQALARPVAFRFRTASPLAVAEVIPAPDARDVDPQAAVTVIFNRPVVPLRSDLAPGDLPQPLAFDPPIRGTGRWINTSIYSFQPEGSWAAGRTYTARVVAGLRDLTGMALEKDYTWTFTIRRPAAIAYAPRPGRQMDMDLSAPISITFNMEMDRTSVESAFSLREGAEDGPAVPGRFEWISQTVLFRPAQPLKLETRYFVRLEQRAAAPSGATLEGAVAWAFTTPAYPRLQSASLSPQGPNRLDPGDSIELRFSSGAIRPETVWPNLRLEPPISATRVFTDWNPENGTFSLSGPWTPGTVYTLTVGPEIADRYGNRLDRQHTFTFTVNHLDPLAYLNIGNPYSPLVVVGTYTETSAFLSTRNLDRVTFTLSRLELERFIALSQDPEATFRYSAPNADLVARWTFTVPEVITDVIMLNRIPLAGLGRRTLPTGLYHLRVDAPVSLEHRPGRYLVAAVDLNVVVKVAPQEALVWVTDMATGRPAPGIPVQLFEATEEHVEISGVRATDANGIARFEWSDPVPLWRMRVAVAGTPGGRFGVGASAWSDGIEPWAFHLPADYEPPRFRVYWQTDKPIYRPGQTVHFKAIVRSDDDARYAPPANRTFPVRIEDPEGREVYSTTLTLNEFGTAEGAFPLAEDAMLGRYTLMADLPPGPHYHSISFLVAAYRRPEFQVTLTPERPAYVAGERIRAALQATYYFGGPVAGAKVEWTARAQPYFFESAGPGYYSWSDFDPYSAYEGEAEKEIASGSGTTDAQGRFWIELPTGLGMPHGSQRVILEASVTDPNDNLVAGRTEVVVHAGRFYIGLQAERYVGEAGRPLTMTAKTVDWESRPVGSVALAWTAYRREWFSVMRETDRGPMWTWAYSDTAVVSGTLQTDAEGMGRFAFIPPDPGTYVVKAEGTDVEGHRVRSAEFIWVSGRGAVAWRQENNDRIELVADRREYAPGDTATILVPSPFTGTVTALITVERGRIRRAEVRTLQGNAPTLSIPLSEEDAPNIFVSVILIQGVSRENPAPGFKMGMVNLPVKPTRQTLRMELIPDRAVTAGAHYGPREIMTVTVRTTDADGRPVPAEVAVAVVDASVLALVDPNAPPIVEGFYGRRNLSVLTGVSLIYNLNRVTARIARERKGGGGGVAEAFGEIRREFPDTAYWNAVLRTDASGTATFSVRLPDNLTTWRITAKGVTLDTRVGEATLDVLSTKDLLIRPSVPRFFVAGDRATLGAAVHNHISRPLTVTVRLEAKGFTLESPAAQEGTIPPGGVARFEWTGVVERGKAVDLTFYAEGGGFRDATKPTLARPDGTIPVLRYVSLETVATAGMLETPEPRQEIVAIPPEPEVTGGTLTLRLSPSLAATALDSLTWLQHFEYECTEQTISRFLPNIVTYQTLLRLNLARPDLEERLRQQVAVGLQKLYAGQHADGGWGWFPSMESDPLTTAYAVFALAQARASGFAVADGVIERGLAFLRRSLEAPADLSPWKANRQAFMLFAMAEAGAGDAGRIVALWEAQKEHLALYARAFLAMALGRTQADHPLIPTLLNSVVEQAHTTATGAFWEEKGLDDFNWNTDTRTSAIALLSLLRLDPKNPLAFQAVRGLMAARRADRWETTQETAWALMALTEWMAQSGELEGNYTWTVRLNDQVMGSGSVDPAHLQETVTLQQDIAGLLREAGNALELSRSAGPGVLYYTVHLAMEEPVERIAPRSRGLTLSRQYLRPDDPCLKDRRQPCAPVTSARVGDLLMVRLTLVVPRTVHHLVLEDPYPAGMEAIDPSLKTSPMAGRPPELQRVDPRDPFGGYGWWGWWWFGHTALYDDRAALFAEYLPPGTYEYTYMIRAGWAGQFQTRPARAYAFYFPEIYGQSEGMRFEITR, encoded by the coding sequence ATGTATGCGAACGCGCAGCGCCTTCGAAGGCTCTGGGGAGTCCTGATCTTCCTGCTGCTCCTCGACGCCTGCCGCCCCACCCCCACCCCCACGCCCACGCCGGTGATCTCCAAACTGCCCCCCATCCTGGTGGCCCGCACCCCGGAACCCGGACAGGAAGTCACGCCGGAGATGCCCCTGCGCCTGGTGTTCAGCGAGCCGATGGATCGGGCTTCCGTGGAGGCCAACCTGCGGGTGATCCCGGCGGTCGCCGGGCGTTTCGCCTGGGAGGCTGGGGACCGCATCCTCCGCCTCCTCCCCCAGGCGCCCTGGAAGCCCGACACGGAATACGAGGTCCGCCTGGAGAACGCGCGGGCGCGCAACGGCCAGGCCCTGGCGCGCCCGGTGGCTTTCCGCTTCCGCACCGCCTCCCCGCTCGCCGTGGCCGAGGTCATCCCGGCCCCGGACGCCCGGGATGTGGATCCCCAGGCCGCCGTCACGGTGATCTTCAACCGACCGGTGGTCCCCCTGCGCAGCGATCTCGCCCCTGGGGATCTCCCGCAGCCCCTGGCCTTCGATCCGCCGATCCGGGGGACCGGCCGCTGGATCAACACCAGCATCTATTCGTTCCAGCCGGAGGGCTCCTGGGCAGCCGGGCGTACCTACACAGCCCGCGTGGTCGCCGGCCTTCGGGATCTCACCGGGATGGCACTTGAGAAGGATTACACATGGACCTTCACCATCCGCCGCCCGGCGGCGATCGCCTACGCCCCCCGACCCGGCCGGCAGATGGATATGGATCTGAGCGCGCCGATTTCCATCACGTTCAACATGGAAATGGATCGAACCTCCGTGGAATCCGCCTTCTCGCTACGGGAAGGCGCTGAGGATGGCCCAGCGGTTCCCGGACGGTTCGAATGGATCAGCCAGACGGTGCTCTTCCGGCCGGCCCAGCCCCTGAAACTGGAAACCCGCTACTTCGTCCGTCTGGAACAGCGCGCCGCGGCTCCCTCCGGGGCCACCCTGGAAGGGGCGGTGGCCTGGGCCTTCACCACCCCGGCCTATCCCCGCCTGCAGAGCGCCAGCCTCAGCCCGCAAGGCCCAAACCGCCTGGATCCCGGGGATTCCATCGAGCTTCGCTTCAGCTCCGGCGCCATCCGCCCCGAGACCGTCTGGCCGAACCTCCGCCTGGAACCGCCGATCTCCGCCACCCGGGTGTTTACAGACTGGAATCCGGAGAACGGCACCTTCTCCCTCTCCGGGCCATGGACGCCGGGAACGGTTTACACGCTGACCGTCGGGCCGGAGATCGCGGATCGCTACGGCAACCGGCTGGACCGCCAGCATACGTTCACCTTCACCGTCAACCATCTGGACCCCCTCGCCTATCTGAACATCGGCAACCCCTACTCGCCGCTGGTCGTGGTGGGGACGTATACGGAGACGAGCGCTTTCCTCTCCACGCGCAACCTCGATCGGGTGACCTTCACCCTGTCGCGTCTGGAGCTGGAGCGCTTCATCGCCCTGAGCCAGGACCCGGAGGCGACGTTCCGTTATAGCGCACCGAATGCCGATCTGGTCGCCCGGTGGACATTCACCGTGCCCGAGGTGATCACCGACGTCATTATGCTGAATCGTATCCCGCTGGCCGGGTTGGGTCGCCGCACGCTTCCCACCGGGCTCTATCACCTTCGGGTGGACGCCCCGGTCTCCCTGGAGCATCGGCCGGGCCGCTATCTGGTGGCGGCGGTGGATCTCAATGTGGTGGTGAAAGTGGCCCCCCAGGAGGCCCTGGTCTGGGTCACCGATATGGCCACCGGCCGCCCGGCTCCGGGGATTCCCGTTCAGCTGTTCGAAGCCACCGAGGAACACGTGGAGATCTCGGGCGTCCGCGCCACGGATGCAAACGGGATCGCTCGCTTTGAGTGGTCGGACCCTGTCCCCCTGTGGCGGATGCGGGTGGCGGTGGCCGGGACCCCCGGCGGCCGCTTCGGGGTCGGTGCCAGCGCCTGGTCCGATGGGATCGAACCCTGGGCTTTCCATCTTCCAGCGGACTATGAGCCCCCTCGCTTCCGGGTTTACTGGCAGACCGACAAGCCCATCTACCGCCCGGGTCAGACGGTGCATTTCAAGGCCATTGTGCGCTCCGATGACGACGCCCGCTATGCCCCGCCAGCCAATCGGACCTTCCCGGTTCGGATCGAAGATCCGGAGGGCCGGGAGGTTTACTCCACCACTCTGACGTTGAACGAGTTCGGGACAGCGGAGGGGGCGTTCCCGCTGGCGGAGGATGCCATGCTCGGCCGCTACACCTTGATGGCCGATCTCCCGCCCGGCCCCCACTACCATTCGATTTCCTTCCTGGTGGCCGCCTACCGCCGCCCGGAGTTCCAGGTGACCCTCACGCCGGAGCGCCCGGCGTATGTGGCCGGCGAGCGCATCCGGGCGGCGCTCCAGGCCACCTACTATTTCGGAGGGCCGGTGGCGGGGGCGAAGGTGGAATGGACCGCCCGCGCCCAGCCGTATTTCTTCGAATCCGCCGGGCCGGGGTATTACTCCTGGTCCGACTTCGATCCTTACAGCGCCTACGAAGGGGAAGCCGAGAAGGAGATCGCCAGCGGGAGCGGGACCACCGATGCGCAGGGACGGTTCTGGATCGAGTTGCCCACCGGGCTGGGGATGCCCCATGGGAGCCAGCGGGTGATCCTGGAAGCCAGCGTGACCGATCCCAACGATAACCTGGTGGCCGGGCGAACGGAGGTGGTGGTCCACGCCGGGCGCTTTTACATCGGGCTGCAGGCGGAGCGTTATGTTGGGGAGGCCGGCCGCCCGCTCACGATGACGGCGAAAACGGTGGATTGGGAGAGCCGGCCGGTGGGCAGCGTCGCCCTGGCCTGGACCGCATATCGCCGCGAGTGGTTCAGCGTGATGCGGGAGACGGACCGCGGGCCGATGTGGACATGGGCCTACAGCGATACCGCGGTGGTGAGCGGCACGCTCCAGACCGATGCGGAAGGCATGGGGCGCTTTGCGTTCATCCCGCCGGATCCGGGGACCTATGTTGTGAAAGCGGAAGGAACGGATGTCGAAGGTCACCGGGTCCGGAGCGCGGAATTCATCTGGGTGTCCGGACGGGGAGCGGTGGCATGGCGCCAGGAGAACAACGATCGGATCGAGCTGGTCGCCGATCGCCGGGAATACGCGCCGGGCGATACGGCGACGATCCTGGTTCCTTCCCCCTTCACCGGGACGGTGACCGCCCTGATCACCGTGGAGCGCGGGCGGATCCGACGGGCGGAGGTGCGCACCTTACAGGGCAACGCGCCCACGTTATCCATCCCGCTCTCGGAGGAGGACGCGCCCAACATCTTCGTCTCGGTCATCCTGATCCAGGGGGTGAGCCGGGAGAACCCGGCGCCGGGCTTCAAGATGGGGATGGTGAACCTCCCGGTGAAGCCAACGCGGCAGACCCTCCGCATGGAGCTGATCCCCGATCGGGCTGTGACCGCCGGGGCCCATTACGGACCCCGGGAGATCATGACCGTCACGGTTCGCACCACCGACGCGGATGGTCGGCCGGTCCCGGCGGAGGTGGCTGTGGCCGTGGTGGACGCCTCCGTGCTGGCCCTGGTGGATCCGAACGCCCCACCTATCGTGGAGGGATTCTACGGCCGGCGCAACCTCTCCGTCCTCACCGGGGTCTCCCTGATCTACAACCTGAACCGGGTGACGGCGCGCATCGCCCGGGAACGCAAAGGCGGCGGCGGGGGCGTCGCCGAGGCCTTCGGGGAGATCCGGCGGGAATTCCCGGACACCGCCTACTGGAACGCGGTCCTGCGGACCGACGCCAGCGGAACCGCCACCTTCTCGGTGCGCCTCCCGGATAACCTCACCACCTGGCGCATCACCGCGAAGGGGGTAACCCTGGACACCCGGGTTGGCGAGGCCACGCTGGACGTCCTCAGCACCAAAGATCTCCTGATCCGTCCCAGCGTCCCGCGGTTCTTCGTGGCCGGCGATCGCGCGACCCTGGGCGCGGCGGTCCATAATCACATTTCCCGACCCCTCACCGTTACGGTGCGCCTGGAAGCGAAGGGCTTCACGCTGGAAAGCCCGGCCGCTCAGGAGGGGACGATCCCGCCAGGCGGCGTGGCCCGCTTCGAGTGGACCGGGGTGGTGGAGCGCGGGAAGGCAGTGGATCTCACGTTCTATGCCGAGGGCGGCGGCTTTCGGGATGCCACGAAACCGACCCTGGCCCGGCCGGATGGCACCATTCCGGTGCTGCGCTATGTGAGCCTGGAGACCGTGGCGACCGCCGGGATGCTGGAAACCCCGGAGCCCCGGCAGGAGATCGTGGCCATCCCGCCGGAGCCGGAAGTCACTGGAGGGACCCTCACCCTCCGGCTCTCTCCGTCCCTGGCCGCGACGGCCCTGGATAGCCTGACATGGCTTCAGCACTTCGAATATGAGTGCACGGAGCAGACCATCAGCCGCTTCCTGCCGAACATCGTCACCTATCAAACCCTCCTTCGTCTGAACCTGGCCCGCCCGGATCTGGAGGAGCGTCTCCGGCAGCAGGTCGCCGTCGGTCTGCAGAAGCTGTATGCGGGCCAGCATGCCGACGGTGGATGGGGATGGTTCCCGTCCATGGAAAGCGATCCCCTGACCACCGCCTATGCGGTCTTCGCCCTGGCCCAGGCGCGGGCCAGCGGATTCGCGGTGGCCGACGGCGTGATCGAGCGCGGGCTGGCATTCCTGCGCCGATCCCTGGAAGCGCCGGCGGATCTCTCCCCCTGGAAGGCCAACCGGCAGGCGTTCATGCTCTTCGCCATGGCCGAGGCCGGCGCCGGGGATGCCGGCCGGATCGTCGCGCTGTGGGAGGCCCAGAAGGAGCATCTCGCGCTGTATGCCCGCGCCTTCCTGGCGATGGCCCTCGGCCGCACCCAGGCGGATCATCCGCTGATCCCCACGCTCCTGAACAGCGTCGTGGAGCAGGCTCACACCACCGCAACCGGCGCGTTCTGGGAGGAGAAAGGCCTGGACGATTTCAACTGGAACACGGACACGCGCACCTCGGCCATCGCCCTGCTCAGCCTCCTGCGCCTGGATCCGAAGAACCCGCTGGCCTTCCAGGCGGTGCGGGGCTTGATGGCCGCACGACGCGCCGATCGCTGGGAGACCACCCAGGAGACCGCATGGGCGCTCATGGCCCTCACGGAGTGGATGGCGCAGAGCGGGGAGCTGGAGGGGAACTACACGTGGACCGTTCGCCTGAACGATCAGGTCATGGGGTCGGGTTCCGTGGATCCGGCGCACCTCCAGGAGACCGTGACCCTGCAGCAGGACATCGCCGGGCTGCTGCGGGAGGCCGGGAACGCCCTGGAGCTTTCCCGGAGCGCCGGGCCTGGCGTGCTGTATTACACCGTCCATCTCGCTATGGAGGAGCCGGTGGAGCGGATCGCCCCGCGCTCCCGGGGTCTGACCCTGAGCCGTCAGTATCTGCGGCCGGACGATCCGTGCCTGAAGGATCGGCGGCAGCCATGCGCCCCGGTGACCTCGGCCCGGGTGGGGGACCTCCTGATGGTGCGCCTGACCCTGGTGGTTCCGCGGACGGTGCACCATCTGGTGCTGGAGGATCCGTACCCGGCGGGGATGGAGGCCATCGATCCCTCGCTGAAGACCTCGCCGATGGCAGGGCGGCCGCCGGAGCTGCAGCGGGTCGATCCGCGGGATCCCTTTGGAGGATATGGATGGTGGGGCTGGTGGTGGTTCGGGCACACGGCGCTCTATGACGATCGAGCCGCCCTGTTCGCCGAATACCTCCCACCGGGCACCTATGAATACACCTATATGATCCGGGCGGGCTGGGCCGGGCAGTTCCAGACGCGCCCCGCGCGGGCCTATGCCTTCTACTTCCCGGAGATCTACGGGCAGAGCGAAGGCATGCGGTTCGAGATCACCCGGTGA
- a CDS encoding DNRLRE domain-containing protein → MRRSLTGLFLLGWILSVSGGGMPAPAASEAPPTASSTSGGSFRVYLPLVLRSRGLWTSRQVNAPRLADPLGADFPRMAIFWFGKITPTANYADVRVAYTDAELVVYVAIIDRRLWFTPSPSPENLTAWDAVTLLLHVDGNVGDAPSPSAYRFIGGLSNGDASGRYQAAYRGTSSGWTPVSLPFTALAGWRGERLNDDGDDRGWAMTFRIPFASLGRSGPPPEGTIWGLGVMVHDRDDAAGTPIPVTVWPESMRPDVPATWGWLRFGMPAYAPPPARPGGTVIIRHGLNGAVVPDAGVGGYTNCGDGLDYWTQWGEASDPGRPDFNIQNQIDIADWPCFSKYYVIFPLNAIPPGKVILSATLTLHQMGNAGPAPLPSWIQVLTVREDWEERSLTWNRAPLAWENIGGAWVDPVRSLPNWPGIPYTWDVTRAVAEAYAAGQPLRLALYSADAAYHSGKYFVSSDTEDWNAEGRPTLTIVWGDP, encoded by the coding sequence ATGCGGAGATCCCTAACCGGTCTGTTTCTGCTGGGCTGGATCCTGAGCGTTTCCGGGGGTGGCATGCCGGCCCCGGCCGCTTCCGAAGCTCCCCCGACGGCTTCTTCCACCTCGGGGGGCTCCTTCCGGGTTTATCTCCCCCTGGTCCTCCGGAGCAGGGGGCTTTGGACGAGCCGGCAGGTCAACGCGCCGCGCCTCGCAGACCCTCTGGGGGCGGACTTCCCTCGCATGGCCATTTTCTGGTTCGGGAAGATCACGCCCACGGCGAATTATGCGGATGTCCGCGTCGCATATACGGACGCCGAGCTGGTGGTCTACGTGGCGATCATCGATCGTCGCCTGTGGTTCACCCCGTCCCCTTCCCCGGAGAACCTCACGGCATGGGATGCGGTCACGCTCCTCCTCCATGTGGACGGCAACGTCGGGGATGCGCCTTCCCCTTCTGCCTATCGCTTCATCGGTGGGTTGAGCAATGGTGATGCCTCCGGCCGCTATCAGGCAGCCTATCGGGGCACCAGCTCCGGCTGGACACCGGTATCACTTCCATTTACCGCCCTCGCCGGCTGGCGAGGGGAACGTCTGAACGACGATGGGGACGATCGGGGATGGGCGATGACTTTCCGGATCCCTTTCGCCAGCCTGGGCCGCTCCGGCCCGCCGCCCGAGGGAACCATCTGGGGCCTGGGGGTGATGGTGCACGACCGGGACGACGCCGCCGGCACCCCAATTCCCGTAACTGTCTGGCCGGAGTCGATGCGCCCGGACGTGCCGGCCACGTGGGGATGGCTCCGCTTCGGGATGCCGGCCTACGCGCCGCCTCCGGCCCGGCCCGGGGGCACTGTGATCATCCGCCACGGCCTGAACGGCGCCGTAGTCCCGGATGCCGGCGTCGGGGGATACACGAACTGCGGGGATGGACTGGACTACTGGACCCAGTGGGGCGAAGCGTCCGATCCCGGTCGTCCGGACTTCAACATCCAGAATCAGATCGATATCGCAGACTGGCCCTGTTTCTCAAAGTATTACGTCATCTTCCCCCTGAACGCCATCCCGCCGGGCAAGGTGATCCTCTCGGCCACCCTCACGCTGCACCAGATGGGGAACGCCGGACCCGCCCCCCTCCCCTCCTGGATCCAGGTCCTGACCGTGCGGGAGGACTGGGAGGAGCGGTCCCTGACCTGGAACCGTGCGCCGCTGGCCTGGGAGAACATCGGGGGAGCGTGGGTGGATCCGGTGCGGAGTCTACCGAACTGGCCGGGGATCCCCTATACGTGGGACGTCACCCGGGCGGTGGCGGAGGCGTATGCGGCTGGCCAGCCTCTCCGCCTGGCCCTTTACTCCGCCGATGCCGCCTACCACAGCGGGAAATACTTCGTCTCCTCGGATACGGAGGACTGGAACGCCGAGGGCCGCCCGACCCTTACCATCGTGTGGGGCGATCCATAA
- a CDS encoding nucleotidyltransferase domain-containing protein gives MTRSVFVNFASSMFIDREAVLEALRHCAQQLKDQCDEVVAVYLFGSFATGQATPRSDADIVIEIASDDPELREEVRHQALGAFLEAPVPVEIFVQSTRPLEEGRRSGRGVAGAVAREGIRWRMRRWKSAW, from the coding sequence ATGACGCGCAGCGTATTTGTGAATTTTGCCAGCAGCATGTTCATCGATCGGGAGGCCGTTCTTGAAGCCTTGCGCCACTGTGCTCAACAGCTGAAAGATCAGTGTGATGAAGTGGTAGCCGTGTATTTATTCGGATCCTTCGCAACGGGTCAGGCCACCCCGCGGAGCGATGCGGATATTGTGATAGAGATCGCTTCCGATGACCCAGAGCTTCGGGAGGAAGTTCGGCATCAGGCGCTGGGAGCCTTCCTGGAGGCACCGGTTCCGGTGGAGATCTTCGTGCAATCCACCCGGCCGCTGGAGGAGGGCAGGCGAAGCGGGCGCGGTGTTGCCGGCGCCGTTGCTCGGGAAGGCATCCGCTGGCGGATGCGCCGATGGAAATCGGCCTGGTGA
- a CDS encoding HEPN domain-containing protein — translation MANRALDRLAQAFHDLNHARHALEDGDYDWACFAAHQAAEKAIKGLLLAMGGEGWGHSITHLLKDAGHRIPVPEDLIQMAQRLDKHYIPSRYPNGFDIGAPRDYYTASEAQEAIHDAQRICEFCQQHVHRSGGRS, via the coding sequence ATGGCAAACCGTGCTCTCGACCGGCTGGCGCAGGCCTTTCATGATCTGAACCATGCCCGACACGCCCTGGAAGACGGGGATTATGACTGGGCTTGCTTTGCAGCCCATCAGGCGGCCGAAAAGGCGATCAAAGGATTGCTTCTCGCCATGGGAGGAGAGGGGTGGGGACATTCCATCACCCATTTGTTGAAGGATGCCGGGCATCGGATCCCGGTTCCAGAGGATCTGATCCAAATGGCTCAGCGTCTGGATAAGCATTACATTCCCTCCCGCTATCCGAATGGATTCGACATAGGGGCGCCGCGGGACTATTACACAGCGTCGGAGGCTCAGGAGGCCATTCATGACGCGCAGCGTATTTGTGAATTTTGCCAGCAGCATGTTCATCGATCGGGAGGCCGTTCTTGA